The sequence below is a genomic window from Aureispira sp. CCB-E.
AGTTCCGATGACCAAGCAGTTACAAGCAGATTTTTATTATTATCAACAACAGATTAGACCACTCTTGATTAAAGAGAAAGAGCCACCTTATTTTTTGTTGAGTAATCGAGGCAGAAAGCTAGGCAAACAAACGCTTTACAAGAGTTTTGTAAGCTTGTTAAAAACAATAGATTTACCTCCAACAGGTTTGCACACTTTGCGCCATAGTATAGCCTCTCATTTAGCAGCATCAGGAATGGCAAGCGAGCAGATTGCTCAATTTTTAGGGCATCAGACCCTAGACTCTACTCAAATCTATGTGCATTTAAAATCCTCCAATTATGAAGATAAAAACCTATCTACAAAGTTTGTATAAATCAAGCACAGCGACCTCTTATCATTTAGAATGGTTGGACTTTGAAAGCTTTGTAAATCAGTTGAATATTAGTATTAAATCTATTGATTACCAACTACTGTTGGATTATGTTCAAGCACTTCAAAAGAGAAACTTAAAGCCTGTAAGCATCAATAGAAAGCTGTTGATTATAGAGCAAGTGTTTAAGTATTTATTCTAAGTACAGGACAAAAAATGGAGAAATTGAAAAATTAGTAAAT
It includes:
- a CDS encoding site-specific integrase, which encodes MKIKTYLQSLYKSSTATSYHLEWLDFESFVNQLNISIKSIDYQLLLDYVQALQKRNLKPVSINRKLLIIEQVFKYLF